In Anticarsia gemmatalis isolate Benzon Research Colony breed Stoneville strain chromosome 4, ilAntGemm2 primary, whole genome shotgun sequence, one DNA window encodes the following:
- the Nsun5 gene encoding nop2/Sun-like domain containing protein 5 has protein sequence MFEHSVKVPRHYKVAANIFKKVSTEGGSVKTLLYDDKLKHFRTNVLYALITETIKHAGDIDKIFEHCKILENESRLDPWLAKILTAELLFGKKALPGKSKPEQTVLTYKEQFEKFTSEHQDDLKTEATPRPRYVRINTNLLTTSDAIRAFQDEGYRFIRCTSGSYADYLEQIQNLTEEDFTQDYHVKTMFVFSAGTKLHEHELYLENKIILQDKATAMAVHLLAPPPGSTVLDMCAAPGMKTTQLAAYIRNTGRVYAIERNERRYQTLCDFVQKTGSQCVETIHKDALEIKRGDMDDVEYILLDPSCSGSGMDFCVHNYIESSRLAKLTSLQEKFLKHAMNAFPKAKRIVYSTCSLFPEENERVITNVVKTSRAKWRVQDVKELLKGQWNNFGSGMYGSMGARCMYAKPDSDLTTGFFLAVLDRDPKDLHKAEVATENGQKETSKKSKHSEENGDNDNGENGTEDTVQDDNMQVDEKSKSRKKKNKSKTNDVEDLEAVVDNTGENVENVEEGSRKKKKKRKNDEDSQTLQTVTDNFNELVVEADDVPKKKKKKKDKNKKVEEIEPNTEESSVNNVENNVEIKKKKKKRKNDESDINIEETQTESEPVKKKKSKKADKDNEVTIGNVEESEVPKKKKKKKSKD, from the exons ATGTTTGAACATTCAGTCAAAGTTCCCAGACATTATAAAGTAGCCGCTAATATATTCAAGAAAGTATCCACTGAAGGTGGCAGCGTTAAAACTTTATTGTACGACGATAAACTTAAGCATTTC AGGACGAATGTACTTTACGCATTGATAACAGAAACAATCAAACATGCGGGCGATATAGACAAAATTTTTGAGCActgtaaaatattagaaaacgAATCACGATTAGATCCATGGCTTGCGAAAATTCTCACTGCCGAACTTTTGTTCGGCAAAAAGGCTTTACCTGGCAAAAGCAAGCCGGAGCAAACAGTCCTCACTTACAAAGAGCAGTTTGAGAAATTTACATCTGAACATCAAGATGACTTGAAGACtgaag CCACCCCAAGACCAAGATATGTGCGGATCAACACCAATCTGCTTACAACATCAGACGCAATCAGAGCCTTCCAAGATGAAGGGTACCGTTTCATTCGATGCACATCGGGCTCATATGCAGATTATCTGGAACAAATACAGAACTTAACTGAAGAAGACTTCACACAGGACTATCATGTGAAGACCATGTTTGTGTTCTCTGCTGGCACTAAGCTGCATGAACATGAACTGTACTTGGAGAATAAGATTATTCTTCAAGATAAG GCAACAGCAATGGCAGTACACTTGCTAGCTCCACCCCCAGGCAGCACTGTGTTGGACATGTGCGCCGCCCCCGGCATGAAGACCACGCAACTGGCTGCATACATCAGGAATACT gGCCGAGTATATGCAATAGAAAGAAACGAGAGAAGATACCAAACACTATGCGATTTCGTCCAGAAGACAGGCTCTCAATGTGTGGAGACCATTCATAAGGATGCTCTAGAAATCAAGCGAGGCGACATGGATGATGTGGAATATATCCTGTTAGATCCTAGCTGTTCAGGATCAG GAATGGATTTCTGTGTTCACAACTACATAGAAAGCTCTCGTCTAGCAAAACTGACATCCCTGcaagagaaattcttaaaaCACGCAATGAACGCATTCCCAAAAGCCAAACGTATCGTCTACAGTACATGCTCTCTATTCCCTGAAGAAAACGAACGAGTGATTACTAATGTAGTAAAGACTTCAAGAGCTAAATGGAGAGTCCAAGATGTGAAGGAACTCCTCAAAGGTCAGTGGAATAATTTTGGCTCAGGTATGTATGGAAGTATGGGTGCTAGGTGTATGTATGCGAAGCCTGACTCTGACTTAACCACTGGATTCTTTCTGGCTGTACTTGATAGAGATCCAAAAGATTTACATAAAGCTGAAGTAGCTACGGAAAATGGTCAAAAGGAAACATCTAAAAAGAGTAAACATTCGGAAGAAAATGGAGATAATGATAATGGTGAGAATGGAACAGAAGATACTGTACAAGATGATAATATGCAAGTAGATGAGAAATCTAAGTCtagaaagaaaaagaataaaTCCAAAACGAATGATGTTGAAGATTTAGAGGCAGTTGTGGACAATACTGGAGAAAATGTCGAGAATGTTGAAGAAGGTtctagaaaaaagaaaaagaaacgcAAGAACGATGAGGACAGTCAGACTCTACAAACTGTGActgataattttaatgaattagtTGTTGAAGCAGATGATGTgccgaaaaagaaaaaaaagaagaaagataaaaataaaaaggtagaAGAAATTGAACCCAATACAGAAGAGTCTTCTGTAAACAATGtagaaaataatgttgaaattaagaaaaagaagaaaaagcgTAAAAATGACGAATCAgatataaatattgaagaaacTCAAACAGAATCTGAACCagtaaagaaaaagaaatcgaAAAAAGCTGACAAAGACAATGAAGTAACAATAGGCAATGTAGAGGAAAGTGAAGTtccaaaaaagaaaaagaagaaaaaatcaaAAGATTGA
- the LOC142972228 gene encoding leucine-rich repeat-containing protein 23-like, with protein MLKSHFNLQGGGEEEEEAVVKPEEEAEVVDITNFVDEESRCLNKSEVSVRLSFLGKTAEGDGYTYLKATLTGMSLTIIKAIQHFQHLQFVDLSNNKLDLHELQAVTALPYLIFLQADQNRLKSAALNRMKYIQVIILNNNEITSVNDVYQPELSTLELGFNKIQKVEFNSKMPNIRCLDFRNNKIAEITGFDFPKLDSLYLAGNNIKSLVGIEILVNLRILHLRNNPIRLLDGFHEDQTKLTYVNLRNCKVSTLKQIKKLRVLKGLETLVIRGCPFMGGTGEEVDEPVEEEDPEIRTEVLASLPRLKRLNKQVVTPEEREEAKQMMLQWLEDGEKDEEELVEEGGQEAEQEHGD; from the exons ATGTTGAAGTCTCACTTTAACCTTCAAGGAGGGGGGGAAGAGGAAGAAGAGGCGGTGGTGAAGCCGGAGGAAGAAGCCGAGGTGGTAGACATCACCAACTTTGTAGACGAAGAGTCTCGGTGTTTGAACAAGTCCGAGGTCAGCGTACGACTCAGCTTTTTAGGGAAGACGGCTGAAGGCGATGG ATACACATATCTAAAAGCTACTCTCACTGGTATGAGCCTAACTATAATAAAAGCGATACAGCACTTCCAACATCTGCAGTTCGTAGACTTGTCAAATAATAAGCTGGATCTACATGAGCTGCAAGCTGTCACCGCCCTCCCCTACTTGATCTTTCTACAGGCGGATCAGAACAGACTCAAGTCAGCCGCACTCAACCGGATGAAGTACATCCAAGTGATAATCTTGAACAACAATGAAATAACGAGCGTCAACGATGTCTACCAACCGGAACTTAGCACTTTAGAACTCGgcttcaataaaatacaaaaagtagAATTTAATAGCAAGATGCCGAACATAAGATGTTTGGATTTTCGAAACAACAAAATAGCGGAGATCACGGGCTTTGATTTCCCGAAATTGGACAGCTTGTATTTAGCCGGTAATAATATTAAGTCTCTCGTTGGAATAGAGATTCTCGTCAATCTAAGGATCCTTCACTTGAGGAACAATCCAATAAGATTGTTGGATGGTTTCCATGAAGATCAAACAAAGCTAACTTACGTTAATTTAAGGAACTGCAAAGTTTCTACATTGAAGCAAATCAAAAAGTTGAGA GTGCTGAAAGGGTTAGAAACATTGGTAATAAGAGGGTGTCCGTTCATGGGAGGAACAGGCGAGGAGGTCGACGAGCCTGTCGAAGAAGAGGACCCGGAAATACGCACCGAGGTCCTAGCTTCGCTGCCTCGACTTAAAAGGCTTAACAAACAAGTCGTCACTCCTGAAGAAAG AGAGGAAGCGAAACAAATGATGCTACAGTGGCTCGAAGATGGAGAGAAAGATGAAGAAGAACTGGTAGAAGAAGGAGGCCAAGAAGCAGAGCAGGAACATGGAGACTAA
- the Pi3K92E gene encoding phosphatidylinositol 3-kinase 92E encodes MVPAPSCPFTYDYWTTTPSDVGVVELTCLLPNSVYIPVRISWDATIQDVKEDLWDRAVNYPLFGMLHEMSSYVFQFVNSLAVAEEIEDETKRIRDIKPVCGVFIIVKRSIERPGEQLLNTHISHLIGKRLNEFDNIRSSEVNDFRMRMRYLAEESLIKRAQSTWLERLRYQCPPRLADEYETPTTLRSHLNNHCFILVTKFANSEFSFTSSVPATRTPLQHIEVILHKFAKTLKMRENPHNYVLKVCGREEYLFGDYPLIQFLYIQEMLSMDGVPHVMTVGMNQLPLTPKRERPYPYCLPERRRLTSEHSNTMRRKKNESSWNIHRDYSCVIQSVSKLNVDPGRLAVEVVCQAGIFHGGKPLCETQKTRAAVISKDGVAKWDQELTFPIKVHNLPRMSRICFGVYEITKSKSKRRGKDSNKEGVNRLTWANTMIFDYKEQLRTDGVTLCMWTHVADDTQGDDLVLHPLGTVVSNPNTDSCAALQVKFSNYDIQYPVLFPKDETVKIYSDHIENVSPDVMERLSRDYERLRATAEKDPMYEMHEQEKKDIWASRERFRREAPELLPKLLSCVEWGERAEAASVRRMLADWPMLRVESALELLDYAYADCAVRSFAVKCLGKISDNDLLLYLLQLVQALKHESYLMCDLSVFLLKRAFKNMTIGHYLFWHLRSEMHVPSVSVRFGLLLEAYCRGCQDHINSFTKQITCLDKLKWASKCVKQKKEIKQARSALIQHLQEQHCVETLCDFVSPLNPTFVCKRIKPEVCRVMDSKMRPLMLDFENVDPTGSDIRIILKIGDDLRQDMFTLQMLRIMDRLWKNHGYDFRLNPYNCISMEYAVGMIEVVEDAETVANIQKQSALFNAASTIYRNTLLQWLRKNTENNEPAFNKAVDEFTMSCAGYCVATYVLGIADRHPDNIMVKKSGQLFHIDFGHFLGHFKQKYGFKRERVPFVLTHDFIHVINKGQKGSGDNLPIDFKIFREHCETAFRILRKHGHLILSLFSMMISTGLPELSSEKDLQYLRETLVMDLSEEKAMEHFRQKFNEAMKNSWTTSFNWAIHNIDKNN; translated from the exons ATGGTTCCTGCGCCAAGTTGTCCGTTCACGTACGACTACTGGACGACGACACCGTCGGACGTCGGCGTCGTGGAACTCACGTGCCTGCTGCCGAACTCTGTTTACATTCCTGTGAGGATAAGTTGGGATGCCACTATTCAGGATGTCAAAGAG GACTTATGGGACAGGGCAGTCAACTATCCCTTATTTGGGATGTTGCACGAAATGTCCAGCTATGTATTCCAATTTGTCAACTCACTTGCCGTTGCCGAAGAGATAGAGGACGAGACTAAACGCATCCGGGACATTAAACCAGTATGCGGTGTGTTTATCATTGTGAAGAGGTCCATAGAAAGACCAGGGGAACAGTTGTTGAACACACACATTAGTCATTTAATTGGAAAAC GTCTAAATGAGTTCGACAACATTCGAAGCTCGGAGGTGAATGACTTTCGCATGCGTATGCGGTACCTCGCCGAGGAGAGCCTGATCAAGCGCGCCCAGAGCACGTGGCTGGAGAGGCTTCGTTACCAGTGCCCACCGAGACTAGCTGATGAATACGAAACACCCACCACGCTTAGGAGCCATCTCAATAATCACTGTTTTATACTTGTTACCAAGTTCGCCAATTCAGAG ttctCATTCACATCAAGCGTGCCAGCAACTCGCACGCCACTACAGCACATTGAGGTAATTCTCCACAAGTTCGCGAAGACCCTGAAGATGCGAGAGAACCCCCACAACTACGTGCTGAAGGTGTGCGGGCGCGAGGAGTACCTGTTCGGGGACTACCCTCTGATACAGTTCCTGTACATCCAAGAGATGCTCTCCATGGACGGCGTGCCCCACGTCATGACGGTCGGGATGAACCAGTTGCCGCTTACGC CAAAACGTGAGCGTCCGTACCCGTACTGTTTGCCGGAGCGCCGGCGGCTGACGTCAGAGCACTCGAACACTATGAGGAGAAAGAAGAACGAATCGTCGTGGAACATCCACAGGGACTACTCGTGTGTTATACAGAGTGTCAGCAAACTCAACGTCGACCCTGGCCGGTTGGCTGTTGAG GTTGTATGTCAAGCGGGTATATTCCACGGCGGGAAACCGTTGTGTGAGACGCAAAAGACTCGGGCCGCGGTGATATCAAAGGATGGTGTAGCGAAATGGGACCAGGAGCTCACGTTCCCCATCAAAGTGCACAATCTACCGCGGATGAGCAGGATTTGCTTTGGCGTGTATGAAATCACTAAAAGCAAATCGAAGAGGAGAGGAAAAGACTCTAATaag GAAGGCGTGAACCGCCTGACGTGGGCCAACACGATGATCTTCGACTACAAGGAGCAGCTGCGCACGGACGGCGTGACGCTGTGCATGTGGACGCACGTGGCCGACGACACGCAGGGCGACGACCTGGTGCTGCACCCGCTCGGCACCGTCGTCTCCAACCCCAACACCGACTCCTGCGCCGCGCTGCAGGTCAAGTTCTCCAA TTACGACATCCAATACCCAGTGTTGTTCCCCAAAGACGAGACAGTGAAGATATACTCGGACCACATAGAGAACGTTTCACCAGACGTGATGGAGCGACTCAGTAGGGACTACGAACGGTTGCGTGCCACCGCTGAAAAAGACCCTATGTATGAAATGCACGAACAGGAGAAGAAAGACATTTGGGCTTCCAG ggAGCGTTTCCGTCGCGAGGCGCCGGAGCTGCTGCCCAAGCTGCTGTCGTGCGTGGAGTGGGGCGAGCGCGCCGAGGCGGCTAGTGTCCGGCGCATGCTGGCGGACTGGCCCATGCTGCGCGTGGAGTCTGCGCTGGAGCTGCTGGACTACGCCTACGCCGACTGCGCCGTGCGGAGCTTCGCCGTCAAGTGCCTCGGCAAGATCAG TGACAATGATCTCCTACTATATCTTCTGCAACTGGTACAAGCGCTGAAGCACGAGTCGTACTTGATGTGCGACCTGTCCGTGTTCCTGCTCAAGAGAGCCTTCAAGAACATGACCATTGGACACTACCTCTTTTGGCATTTAAG GTCTGAGATGCACGTGCCGTCGGTGTCGGTCCGGTTCGGTCTGCTGCTGGAGGCGTACTGTCGCGGCTGTCAGGACCACATCAACAGCTTCACCAAACAGATCACCTGCCTTGATAAACTCAAGT ggGCGAGTAAGTGCGTGAAACAGAAGAAAGAGATAAAGCAGGCTCGCTCGGCGCTTATACAACACTTGCAGGAGCAGCACTGTGTTGAAACACTGTGTGACTTCGTGTCACCGCTCAATCCCACCTTTGTGTGCAAACGGATCAA GCCTGAAGTCTGCCGCGTGATGGACAGTAAGATGCGACCCCTAATGCTGGACTTTGAGAACGTGGACCCCACAGGCTCAGACATCCGCATCATCCTCAAGATCGGCGATGATCTCCGACAAGACATGTTCACGTTGCAGATGTTGCGCATCATGGACCGGCTGTGGAAGAACCATGGATATGACTTTAG ATTGAATCCATACAACTGCATATCGATGGAGTACGCGGTGGGCATGATCGAGGTGGTGGAGGACGCCGAGACGGTCGCCAACATTCAGAAACAAAGCGCTCTGTTCAACGCGGCCTCCACTATTTATAGGAACACATTGTTAC AATGGCTACGCAAGAACACTGAGAATAACGAGCCAGCGTTCAACAAGGCGGTGGACGAGTTCACAATGAGTTGCGCGGGGTACTGCGTCGCGACCTACGTGCTAGGCATCGCTGACAGACATCCCGATAACATCATGGTGAAAAAGAGTGGACAG TTATTCCACATCGACTTCGGTCACTTCCTGGGTCATTTCAAGCAGAAGTACGGGTTCAAGCGAGAGCGCGTGCCGTTTGTGTTGACGCATGACTTCATACATGTCATCAACAAGGGACAGAAGGGCTCCGGCGACAACCTGCCCATCGACTTCAAGATATTCAGGGAACATTGTGAAACG GCGTTCAGAATCCTCCGTAAGCATGGTCACCTGATCCTATCGCTGTTCTCAATGATGATCTCCACCGGTCTGCCCGAGCTCAGCTCCGAGAAGGACCTGCAGTACCTTCGCGAAACActt gTGATGGATCTATCCGAGGAAAAAGCGATGGAGCACTTCCGTCAGAAGTTCAACGAGGCTATGAAGAACTCGTGGACGACGTCGTTCAACTGGGCGATACACAACATCGACAAGAACAACTGA